A window of the Agrococcus jejuensis genome harbors these coding sequences:
- a CDS encoding LysM peptidoglycan-binding domain-containing protein, producing the protein MQDTFDTRRITRTKRARRAGLATATTGVAVAAAMLLAPTTANAADDATWDALAQCESSGNWAIDTGNGYYGGLQFSQSTWEANGGTGNPAAASREEQIRVAENTLASQGWGAWPSCSAQIGATGAAEPSAAAPAPQPAPAEAAPAAPAEAAPAAPAAPAQQLPDVAPSDRTITVQPGDTLSGIAAANGVASGYLGIAAVNQGVISDPDVIFAGQQLVLPAS; encoded by the coding sequence ATGCAGGACACCTTCGACACCCGCCGGATCACGCGCACGAAGCGCGCACGTCGCGCTGGACTCGCCACCGCCACGACCGGCGTCGCCGTCGCAGCCGCGATGCTGCTCGCGCCGACGACCGCGAACGCGGCCGACGACGCCACGTGGGATGCGCTCGCGCAGTGCGAGTCGAGCGGCAACTGGGCGATCGACACCGGCAACGGCTACTACGGCGGACTGCAGTTCTCGCAGTCGACGTGGGAGGCGAACGGCGGCACGGGCAACCCGGCCGCCGCGTCGCGCGAGGAGCAGATCCGCGTCGCCGAGAACACGCTCGCGAGCCAGGGATGGGGTGCGTGGCCGTCGTGCTCGGCCCAGATCGGCGCGACGGGCGCGGCAGAGCCGAGCGCCGCGGCACCCGCGCCGCAGCCGGCGCCCGCAGAGGCTGCCCCGGCAGCGCCCGCGGAGGCAGCACCCGCCGCGCCCGCAGCACCCGCGCAGCAGCTGCCCGACGTCGCACCGTCGGATCGGACGATCACGGTGCAGCCGGGCGACACGCTCTCGGGCATCGCGGCGGCCAACGGCGTCGCGAGCGGCTACCTCGGCATCGCCGCGGTGAACCAGGGCGTCATCAGCGACCCCGACGTCATCTTCGCGGGCCAGCAGCTCGTGCTGCCCGCCTCCTGA
- a CDS encoding TetR/AcrR family transcriptional regulator, protein MTDVEQRRGRPGYDRAGILAVAVSAFIEHGYDATSIAMLAERLGLSKSAIYHHFASKEALLAAALDQALGGLEAVVIESEALGGPAEDRLAHVLRGAVHVLVDRLSEVTLLLRVRGNTDVERDAVRRRRAFDRAMQALVREAQDAGAVRADVDARIVERLLFGMVNSIVEWYRPGGPEDASRLADDLLTIALDGIRAR, encoded by the coding sequence ATGACCGACGTCGAGCAGCGCAGGGGACGCCCCGGGTACGACCGTGCCGGCATCCTCGCCGTCGCCGTGTCGGCGTTCATCGAGCACGGCTACGACGCGACGTCGATCGCGATGCTCGCCGAGCGGCTCGGGCTGTCGAAGTCGGCGATCTACCACCACTTCGCGTCGAAGGAGGCGCTGCTCGCAGCGGCGCTCGACCAGGCGCTCGGTGGGCTCGAAGCCGTCGTCATCGAGTCGGAGGCGCTCGGTGGCCCCGCCGAGGATCGCCTCGCGCACGTGCTGCGCGGCGCCGTGCACGTGCTCGTCGACCGGCTCTCGGAGGTCACGCTGCTGCTGCGCGTGCGCGGCAACACCGACGTCGAGCGCGACGCCGTGCGCCGCCGCCGCGCGTTCGACCGCGCGATGCAGGCGCTCGTGCGCGAGGCGCAGGATGCGGGCGCCGTGCGCGCCGACGTGGATGCGCGCATCGTCGAGCGCCTGCTGTTCGGCATGGTGAACTCGATCGTCGAGTGGTACCGGCCGGGCGGTCCCGAGGATGCGAGCCGCCTCGCCGACGACCTGCTCACCATCGCGCTCGACGGCATCCGCGCCCGCTGA
- a CDS encoding TfoX/Sxy family protein → MAIDEGLVARIRPLLEPHEPVDEKRMFGGLAFLVHGHMTVCVTSHRSLMVRVREEDRDALLALDGAGEMVMRGSATRTWVLMSGPVLDDDAALAEWVERGVETVEDLPPKA, encoded by the coding sequence ATGGCCATCGACGAGGGGCTCGTCGCCCGCATCCGCCCGCTGCTCGAGCCGCACGAGCCGGTCGACGAGAAGCGCATGTTCGGCGGCCTGGCCTTCCTCGTGCACGGTCACATGACCGTGTGCGTCACGAGCCACCGCAGCCTCATGGTGCGGGTGCGCGAGGAGGACAGGGATGCGCTGCTCGCGCTCGACGGCGCGGGCGAGATGGTGATGCGCGGCAGCGCGACGAGGACGTGGGTGCTGATGTCCGGCCCGGTGCTCGACGACGACGCCGCGCTCGCCGAGTGGGTCGAGCGCGGCGTCGAGACGGTCGAGGACCTGCCGCCGAAGGCGTGA
- a CDS encoding NAD(P)-dependent alcohol dehydrogenase: MRALRFTDWKTKPTLQDVDRPTPGPGEVLLKVAGAGACHSDVAAYDDFEAATAPKGMTPPFTLGHETSGWAEELGEGVTGIALGEAFLVYGPIGCGRCVPCSKGQDTYCERVAEMPYLATGLGRDGGMAEYVTVPARNLVPLGDADPVAAAPLADAALTPYHAISLALPVLAKGGSTALVIGLGGLGQIAVQILTALTGATVYVTDRKQDAVDRAVARGAIAIDASGDQAAQLREATGGTGVDAVFDLVGATPTIQLGQAVLARGGRLSVVGIAGGEVSWSFFTNPYEAVITNTYWGSIADLHEVVAMYQRGQIVPDVERFSLEDAPEAYRRLEEGTLDARAVIVPHAG; this comes from the coding sequence GTGCGCGCGCTGCGATTCACCGACTGGAAGACGAAGCCCACCCTGCAGGACGTGGACCGGCCGACGCCCGGCCCCGGCGAGGTGCTGCTGAAGGTCGCGGGCGCGGGTGCGTGCCACTCCGACGTCGCCGCGTACGACGACTTCGAGGCCGCGACGGCGCCGAAGGGCATGACGCCCCCGTTCACGCTCGGCCACGAGACCTCCGGATGGGCCGAGGAGCTGGGTGAGGGCGTCACGGGCATCGCGCTCGGCGAGGCGTTCCTCGTCTACGGCCCCATCGGCTGCGGTCGCTGCGTGCCGTGCTCGAAGGGCCAGGACACGTACTGCGAGCGCGTCGCCGAGATGCCGTACCTCGCGACGGGCCTCGGCCGCGACGGCGGCATGGCCGAGTACGTCACCGTGCCCGCCCGCAACCTCGTGCCGCTCGGCGACGCCGACCCCGTGGCCGCCGCGCCGCTCGCCGACGCCGCGCTCACGCCGTACCACGCGATCTCGCTCGCCCTGCCGGTGCTCGCGAAGGGCGGGTCGACGGCGCTCGTCATCGGCCTCGGCGGTCTCGGCCAGATCGCCGTGCAGATCCTCACGGCCCTCACCGGCGCGACGGTCTACGTCACCGACCGCAAGCAGGATGCCGTCGACCGCGCCGTCGCGCGCGGCGCGATCGCGATCGACGCATCCGGCGACCAGGCCGCGCAGCTGCGCGAGGCCACGGGCGGCACGGGCGTGGATGCGGTCTTCGACCTCGTCGGCGCGACGCCGACGATCCAGCTCGGCCAGGCCGTGCTCGCGCGCGGCGGCCGCCTGTCGGTCGTGGGCATCGCCGGCGGCGAGGTGTCGTGGTCGTTCTTCACGAACCCCTACGAGGCCGTCATCACCAACACGTACTGGGGCTCGATCGCCGACCTGCACGAGGTCGTCGCGATGTACCAGCGCGGGCAGATCGTGCCCGACGTCGAGCGCTTCTCGCTCGAGGACGCCCCCGAGGCGTACCGCAGGCTCGAGGAGGGCACGCTCGACGCGCGCGCCGTCATCGTGCCGCACGCGGGCTGA
- the paaK gene encoding phenylacetate--CoA ligase PaaK — MTITNPERTRVVAAPDADRDPEERLSRADLEALQLERLQQTVHHAYANVPLYTAKLDAAGVAPADIRTLADVARLPFTTKADLRETYPFGMFAVPMEQVARIHASSGTTGKPTVVGYTAGDLDRWGDLVARSLRAAGIRRGMKVHNAYGYGLFTGGLGAHAGIERLGATVIPMSGGQTARQAQLICDFEPDAILCTPSYLLTIADALEAAGVDPRSTSLKVAVLGAEPWTNEMRRELEERLDIDAVDIYGLSEVMGPGVGSECVETKDGPHIWEDHFLPEIIDADGAPLPDGQVGELVFTSLTKEAFPVLRYRTRDLTRLLPGSGRTGMRRIEKITGRNDDMIILRGVNLFPTQIEEIALGIDDLSPHFVLELTRNGRMDALTVGIEPDPEASDAAAQAAADLLQQRVKERIGTSVAVRLIQPGHLPRSEGKLKRVYDLRER, encoded by the coding sequence ATGACGATCACGAACCCCGAGCGCACCCGCGTGGTCGCCGCGCCCGACGCCGACCGCGACCCCGAGGAGCGCCTGAGCCGCGCCGACCTCGAGGCGCTGCAGCTCGAGCGCCTGCAGCAGACGGTGCACCACGCCTACGCCAACGTGCCGCTGTACACGGCCAAGCTCGACGCCGCCGGCGTCGCCCCCGCCGACATCCGCACGCTCGCCGACGTCGCCCGCCTGCCGTTCACGACGAAGGCCGACCTGCGCGAGACGTACCCGTTCGGCATGTTCGCGGTGCCGATGGAGCAGGTGGCGCGCATCCACGCGTCGAGCGGCACGACCGGCAAGCCGACCGTCGTCGGCTACACGGCCGGCGACCTCGACCGCTGGGGCGACCTCGTGGCGCGCAGCCTGCGCGCCGCCGGCATCCGCCGCGGCATGAAGGTGCACAACGCGTACGGCTACGGCCTCTTCACCGGCGGGCTCGGCGCGCACGCGGGCATCGAGCGGCTCGGCGCGACCGTCATCCCCATGTCCGGCGGGCAGACCGCGCGCCAGGCGCAGCTCATCTGCGACTTCGAGCCCGACGCCATCCTCTGCACGCCCTCGTACCTGCTCACGATCGCGGATGCGCTCGAGGCGGCCGGCGTCGACCCGCGCTCCACGAGCCTCAAGGTCGCGGTGCTGGGCGCCGAGCCGTGGACGAACGAGATGCGCCGCGAGCTCGAGGAGCGCCTCGACATCGACGCCGTCGACATCTACGGCCTCTCGGAGGTCATGGGTCCCGGCGTCGGCAGCGAGTGCGTGGAGACGAAGGACGGCCCGCACATCTGGGAGGACCACTTCCTGCCCGAGATCATCGACGCCGACGGGGCGCCGCTGCCCGACGGCCAGGTCGGCGAGCTCGTGTTCACGTCGCTCACGAAGGAGGCGTTCCCCGTGCTGCGCTACCGCACGCGCGACCTCACGCGCCTGCTGCCCGGCTCGGGCCGCACGGGCATGCGCCGCATCGAGAAGATCACGGGCCGCAACGACGACATGATCATCCTGCGCGGCGTGAACCTGTTCCCGACGCAGATCGAGGAGATCGCGCTCGGCATCGACGACCTGTCGCCGCACTTCGTGCTCGAGCTGACGCGCAACGGGCGCATGGATGCGCTCACGGTCGGCATCGAGCCCGATCCGGAGGCGTCGGATGCGGCAGCCCAGGCCGCGGCCGACCTGCTGCAGCAGCGGGTGAAGGAGCGGATCGGCACGTCGGTGGCGGTGCGCCTCATCCAGCCCGGGCACCTGCCCCGCAGCGAGGGCAAGCTCAAGCGCGTCTACGACCTCCGCGAGCGTTGA
- a CDS encoding hotdog fold thioesterase, translated as MADAATTRADAERAVGGAASDASAVTAPDTGHASAPDASGLDDAFDGATPAPAAGISGDAVAAARPHTRAMLQRDAASALLGMRVERDEDGLAVTSMVVRPELTNGFAITHGGLVFALADTAFAIACNDGEAMTVAQGADVTFLKSTHPGQTLTATAVRRTQHGRSGLYDVQVTDETGDVVAEFRGRSFTTARPLPTP; from the coding sequence ATGGCCGACGCAGCGACGACCCGAGCCGACGCCGAGCGCGCGGTCGGCGGGGCGGCATCCGATGCGTCCGCCGTCACCGCGCCCGACACGGGTCACGCATCCGCCCCCGACGCCTCGGGCCTCGACGACGCGTTCGACGGCGCCACCCCGGCGCCCGCAGCCGGCATCTCGGGCGACGCCGTCGCCGCGGCGCGCCCGCACACGCGGGCGATGCTGCAGCGCGACGCCGCCTCGGCCCTCCTGGGCATGCGCGTCGAGCGCGACGAGGACGGCCTCGCCGTCACGTCGATGGTCGTGCGCCCCGAGCTCACGAACGGGTTCGCCATCACCCACGGCGGCCTCGTGTTCGCGCTCGCCGACACGGCGTTCGCGATCGCATGCAACGACGGCGAGGCGATGACGGTGGCGCAGGGCGCCGACGTCACGTTCCTCAAGTCGACGCATCCCGGCCAGACGCTCACCGCCACCGCGGTGCGTCGCACGCAGCACGGCCGATCGGGCCTCTACGACGTGCAGGTCACCGACGAGACGGGCGACGTCGTGGCGGAGTTCCGCGGCCGCTCGTTCACCACCGCCCGCCCCCTCCCCACCCCTTGA
- the paaA gene encoding 1,2-phenylacetyl-CoA epoxidase subunit PaaA, producing MTAPLAPASAQGDARATAEQAAIDEAGQARFDALIEADGRIEPRDWMPAAYRKTLVRQISQHAHSEIIGMQPEANWITRAPSLKRKAILMAKVQDEAGHGLYLYSAAQTLGIGREEMTDQLIAGRARYSSIFNYPTPTWADMGAIGWLVDGAAIANQVPLCRASYGPYGRAMVRICKEESFHQRQGFEILLELSQGTDAQHAMAQDAVDRWYWPSLMMFGPPDDESPNSAQSMAWNIKRFSNDELRQRFVGMLVPQAEVLGLTLPDPNLRWNDETQAYDMSEIDWTEFHEVLAGRGPCNAQRLQHRRQAHDDGAWVREAAHAYATKQAAATEQAAA from the coding sequence ATGACCGCACCCCTCGCCCCCGCGAGCGCTCAGGGCGATGCCCGAGCGACCGCCGAGCAGGCCGCGATCGACGAGGCCGGCCAAGCCCGGTTCGACGCGCTCATCGAGGCCGACGGCCGCATCGAGCCGCGCGACTGGATGCCCGCCGCCTACCGCAAGACGCTCGTGCGGCAGATCTCGCAGCACGCGCACTCCGAGATCATCGGCATGCAGCCCGAGGCCAACTGGATCACGCGCGCGCCGAGCCTCAAGCGCAAGGCCATCCTCATGGCCAAGGTGCAGGACGAGGCGGGCCACGGCCTCTACCTCTACTCCGCGGCGCAGACGCTCGGCATCGGCCGCGAGGAGATGACCGACCAGCTCATCGCCGGCCGCGCCCGCTACTCGTCGATCTTCAACTACCCCACGCCGACGTGGGCCGACATGGGCGCCATCGGCTGGCTCGTCGACGGCGCCGCGATCGCCAACCAGGTGCCGCTGTGCCGCGCCTCGTACGGCCCGTACGGCCGCGCGATGGTGCGCATCTGCAAGGAGGAGTCGTTCCACCAGCGCCAGGGCTTCGAGATCCTGCTCGAGCTGAGCCAGGGCACGGATGCGCAGCACGCGATGGCGCAGGATGCGGTCGACCGCTGGTACTGGCCGTCGCTCATGATGTTCGGCCCGCCCGACGACGAGTCGCCGAACTCGGCGCAGTCGATGGCGTGGAACATCAAGCGCTTCTCGAACGACGAGCTGCGCCAGCGCTTCGTCGGCATGCTCGTGCCGCAGGCCGAGGTGCTGGGCCTCACGCTGCCCGACCCGAACCTGCGCTGGAACGACGAGACGCAGGCGTACGACATGAGCGAGATCGACTGGACGGAGTTCCACGAGGTGCTCGCCGGTCGCGGCCCGTGCAACGCGCAGCGCCTGCAGCACCGCCGCCAGGCGCACGACGACGGCGCCTGGGTGCGCGAGGCGGCGCACGCCTACGCGACGAAGCAGGCGGCGGCGACCGAGCAGGCGGCCGCCTGA
- the paaB gene encoding 1,2-phenylacetyl-CoA epoxidase subunit PaaB, producing MATPGELGTEAWPLWEVFVRANRGLSHVHVGSLHAPDATMAIRNARDLYTRRGEGVSIWVMPADGITTSDPDEKGEWFESPAGKNFRHAIYYTKTEGVKHL from the coding sequence ATGGCCACGCCCGGCGAGCTCGGCACCGAGGCCTGGCCCCTGTGGGAGGTCTTCGTGCGCGCGAATCGCGGCCTGAGCCACGTGCACGTGGGCTCGCTGCACGCGCCCGACGCGACCATGGCCATCCGCAACGCCCGCGACCTCTACACGCGGCGCGGCGAGGGCGTGTCGATCTGGGTGATGCCGGCCGACGGCATCACGACGAGCGACCCCGACGAGAAGGGCGAGTGGTTCGAGAGCCCGGCGGGCAAGAACTTCCGCCACGCGATCTACTACACGAAGACCGAAGGCGTGAAGCACCTGTGA
- the paaC gene encoding 1,2-phenylacetyl-CoA epoxidase subunit PaaC: MSHDISTGVEGEETHGDVSVDELALSVELAGADGAVATPDTAEYAMWLGDDALILAQQLGWWISRAPELEEDVALGNIGLDVLGHARSFLRYAGTADGRTEDDLAYWRDEPAFRSAWLFEAPNGHFGDTIARQLVASAFQLELYRRLADSADPALAAIATKSVKEVAYHLDHAVQWMLRLGGGTELSHERIQQSLVDVWPFVDELFRDEPVIDRLEGVAVRPSTLREPVLARIQAILDAAGLETPSVEPSMAGGRRGSHSTRLGYLLAEMQVLARSHPGATW, encoded by the coding sequence ATGAGCCACGACATCAGCACGGGCGTCGAGGGCGAGGAGACGCACGGCGACGTGAGCGTCGACGAGCTCGCGCTCAGCGTCGAGCTCGCGGGCGCCGACGGCGCCGTCGCGACGCCCGACACGGCCGAGTACGCCATGTGGCTCGGCGACGACGCGCTCATCCTCGCCCAGCAGCTGGGCTGGTGGATCTCGCGCGCCCCCGAGCTCGAGGAGGACGTCGCGCTCGGCAACATCGGGCTCGACGTGCTCGGCCACGCCCGCTCGTTCCTGCGCTACGCCGGCACCGCCGACGGTCGCACCGAGGACGACCTCGCGTACTGGCGCGACGAGCCCGCCTTCCGCAGCGCGTGGCTCTTCGAGGCGCCGAACGGGCACTTCGGCGACACGATCGCGCGGCAGCTCGTCGCATCCGCGTTCCAGCTCGAGCTCTACCGTCGCCTCGCCGACTCCGCCGACCCCGCGCTCGCGGCGATCGCCACGAAGTCGGTGAAGGAGGTCGCGTACCACCTCGACCACGCCGTGCAGTGGATGCTGCGCCTCGGCGGCGGCACGGAGCTCTCGCACGAGCGCATCCAGCAGTCGCTCGTCGACGTGTGGCCGTTCGTCGACGAGCTGTTCCGCGACGAGCCGGTGATCGATCGGCTCGAGGGCGTCGCCGTGCGCCCCTCGACCCTGCGCGAGCCCGTGCTGGCGCGCATCCAGGCGATCCTCGACGCCGCAGGCCTCGAGACGCCGAGCGTCGAGCCGTCGATGGCGGGCGGGCGCCGCGGCAGCCACTCGACGCGCCTGGGCTACCTGCTCGCCGAGATGCAGGTGCTCGCGCGCTCGCACCCGGGGGCGACGTGGTGA
- the paaD gene encoding 1,2-phenylacetyl-CoA epoxidase subunit PaaD, translating into MTALAARAATPEAAGDASSRAAWEVAAQVTDPEVPVLTIADLGVLRSVASDGRAAHVVLTPTYSGCPAIDQMRDDVVLQLTAAGYGDVRVDFTLTPAWTTDWMSADGRAKLRRYGIAPPNGKAPHLDGPVRLTMAVKCPRCDSLDTRELARFGSTSCKALYECRSCLEPFDFFKVL; encoded by the coding sequence GTGACCGCGCTCGCCGCCCGCGCCGCGACGCCCGAGGCCGCGGGCGACGCGTCGAGCCGTGCCGCGTGGGAGGTCGCCGCCCAGGTGACCGACCCCGAGGTGCCCGTGCTCACGATCGCCGACCTCGGCGTGCTGCGCTCGGTCGCGAGCGACGGACGCGCTGCGCACGTCGTGCTCACGCCCACCTACTCGGGCTGCCCCGCGATCGACCAGATGCGCGACGACGTCGTGCTGCAGCTCACCGCCGCCGGCTACGGCGACGTGCGCGTCGACTTCACGCTCACGCCGGCGTGGACGACCGATTGGATGAGCGCCGACGGCCGCGCGAAGCTGCGCCGCTACGGCATCGCCCCGCCCAACGGCAAGGCGCCGCATCTCGACGGCCCCGTGCGCCTGACGATGGCCGTGAAGTGCCCGCGTTGCGACTCGCTCGACACGCGCGAGCTCGCCCGCTTCGGCTCCACCTCGTGCAAGGCGCTCTACGAGTGCCGCTCGTGCCTCGAGCCCTTCGACTTCTTCAAGGTGCTCTGA
- the paaE gene encoding 1,2-phenylacetyl-CoA epoxidase subunit PaaE: protein MAAQNLTPPRTRRGQFHRLEVADVRPLTAESVEVTFAVPPELHGQYDYVAGQHVALRATIDGREVRRSYSICRPPTPGSVSVAIKRDLGGVFSSWANETLEPGTAVDVMSPQGTFTSGLDELAGTHVVGIAAGSGITPLMAMAHRVLGSADDSRFTLVYTNRSQLDVMFVEELADLKDRYRGRLALHHVLTREQRTAPLLSGRIDEERLGRILDALIPPATVDEWFLCGPFELVQLCRDVLEARGVDASHVRFELFTTGRPERVEGDAGRPVDVRKGEPTWRLDFTLDGQSASVESPVAANESILNAALRVRQDVPFACAGGVCGTCRARVVEGSVSMTENYALEPDEIDRGYVLTCQSHPKGERVVVDYDG from the coding sequence ATGGCCGCGCAGAACCTCACGCCGCCGCGCACGCGTCGCGGGCAGTTCCACCGCCTCGAGGTCGCCGACGTGCGCCCGCTCACGGCCGAGAGCGTCGAGGTGACGTTCGCGGTGCCGCCCGAGCTGCACGGCCAGTACGACTACGTCGCGGGCCAGCACGTGGCCCTGCGCGCCACGATCGACGGCCGCGAGGTGCGTCGCTCGTACTCGATCTGCCGCCCGCCGACCCCCGGATCCGTGTCGGTCGCGATCAAGCGCGACCTCGGCGGCGTCTTCTCGTCGTGGGCGAACGAGACGCTCGAGCCGGGCACGGCCGTGGACGTGATGAGCCCACAGGGCACGTTCACGTCGGGCCTCGACGAGCTCGCGGGCACCCACGTCGTCGGCATCGCCGCGGGCAGCGGCATCACGCCGCTCATGGCGATGGCGCACCGCGTGCTCGGGTCGGCCGACGACTCGCGCTTCACGCTCGTCTACACGAACCGCTCGCAGCTCGACGTGATGTTCGTCGAGGAGCTCGCCGACCTCAAGGACCGCTACCGCGGCCGCCTCGCGCTGCACCACGTGCTCACGCGCGAGCAGCGCACCGCTCCCCTGCTGTCCGGCCGCATCGACGAGGAGCGCCTCGGCCGCATCCTCGACGCCCTCATCCCGCCCGCGACGGTCGACGAGTGGTTCCTGTGCGGGCCGTTCGAGCTGGTGCAGCTGTGCCGAGACGTGCTCGAGGCACGCGGCGTCGACGCGAGCCACGTGCGCTTCGAGCTGTTCACGACGGGCCGACCGGAGCGCGTCGAGGGGGATGCTGGCCGCCCGGTCGACGTGCGCAAGGGCGAGCCCACGTGGCGCCTCGACTTCACGCTCGACGGCCAGTCGGCGAGCGTCGAGAGCCCGGTCGCGGCGAACGAGTCGATCCTCAACGCGGCGCTGCGCGTGCGGCAGGACGTGCCGTTCGCGTGCGCGGGCGGCGTGTGCGGCACGTGCAGGGCGCGCGTCGTCGAGGGCAGCGTGTCGATGACCGAGAACTACGCGCTCGAGCCCGACGAGATCGACCGCGGCTACGTGCTCACGTGCCAGTCGCATCCGAAGGGCGAGCGCGTCGTCGTCGACTACGACGGCTGA
- a CDS encoding DUF805 domain-containing protein: MTSPAAGVPIGVPVHGIGFSAAVGRFFRGYVAFGGRASRGEYWWPQLVLGIYVFVVMIVAFAIAGVAIWDAASHPTPEVARILPAILLPTIVMVVLMLPLTLPSYAIGARRIRDAGFSGWLMLLCLVPGGSIVPLVMAFLPSKPDLGPGAPFGQQAPYGQAPYGQQPAPYGQAPYGQPPSGQPGQPGQPTQQQPYGR, from the coding sequence ATGACCTCCCCGGCAGCAGGCGTCCCCATCGGCGTGCCCGTGCACGGCATCGGCTTCAGCGCGGCCGTCGGCCGCTTCTTCCGCGGCTACGTCGCGTTCGGCGGCCGCGCGAGCCGCGGCGAGTACTGGTGGCCGCAGCTCGTGCTCGGCATCTACGTCTTCGTGGTGATGATCGTCGCGTTCGCGATCGCGGGCGTCGCGATCTGGGATGCCGCGTCGCACCCGACACCCGAGGTCGCGCGCATCCTGCCCGCGATCCTGCTTCCCACCATCGTGATGGTCGTGCTGATGCTGCCGCTCACGCTGCCGTCGTACGCGATCGGTGCGCGACGCATCCGCGACGCCGGCTTCTCGGGGTGGCTCATGCTGCTGTGCCTCGTGCCGGGCGGCTCGATCGTGCCGCTCGTCATGGCATTCCTCCCGTCGAAGCCCGACCTCGGGCCTGGCGCGCCGTTCGGGCAGCAGGCTCCGTACGGACAGGCGCCGTACGGGCAGCAGCCCGCACCGTACGGGCAGGCGCCGTACGGCCAGCCGCCCTCCGGCCAGCCCGGCCAGCCGGGCCAGCCCACGCAGCAGCAGCCATACGGCCGTTGA
- a CDS encoding enoyl-CoA hydratase/isomerase family protein, whose translation MIDLTIEHDVAEITLDAPQRRNALDETAIQDLAMAVADAESAGVRALVLRGEGPSFCAGRDISEVDPATDDVQGFLGHRVQPLLEHLSAFPAPTFAAAHGACLGVGLGLLVATDVVYVAESAKIGSPFANLGATLDSGGHALFVERLGTHRTLDLVYSGRLMTGAEAVAAGLFSQALPDDEVLDATRAAAAHAAQGATLAFRASKELVRELRDERLGLWRSMAHETRAQARLARSDDYVEGFAAFQQKRTPTFRGR comes from the coding sequence ATGATCGACCTCACCATCGAGCACGACGTCGCCGAGATCACCCTCGACGCACCCCAGCGCCGCAACGCGCTCGACGAGACGGCCATCCAGGACCTCGCCATGGCGGTCGCCGACGCGGAGTCGGCGGGCGTGCGCGCGCTCGTGCTGCGCGGCGAGGGTCCGTCGTTCTGCGCCGGCCGTGACATCTCGGAGGTCGACCCGGCGACCGACGACGTCCAGGGCTTCCTCGGCCACCGCGTGCAGCCGCTGCTCGAGCACCTCAGCGCCTTCCCCGCGCCCACGTTCGCGGCGGCGCACGGCGCGTGCCTCGGCGTGGGCCTCGGCCTGCTCGTCGCGACCGACGTCGTCTACGTCGCGGAGTCGGCGAAGATCGGCAGCCCGTTCGCGAACCTCGGCGCGACGCTCGACTCGGGCGGCCACGCGCTGTTCGTCGAGCGCCTCGGCACCCACCGCACGCTCGACCTCGTCTACTCGGGTCGGCTCATGACCGGCGCGGAGGCCGTCGCCGCCGGGCTGTTCTCGCAGGCGCTGCCCGACGACGAGGTGCTGGATGCGACGCGCGCCGCCGCCGCCCACGCGGCGCAGGGTGCGACGCTCGCGTTCCGCGCATCCAAGGAGCTCGTGCGCGAGCTGCGCGACGAGCGCCTCGGCCTGTGGCGGTCGATGGCGCACGAGACGCGGGCGCAGGCGCGACTGGCGCGCTCCGACGACTACGTCGAGGGCTTCGCCGCGTTCCAGCAGAAGCGCACGCCCACGTTCCGCGGTCGCTGA
- a CDS encoding DUF805 domain-containing protein: MAIPTPGAAVPLDQPIYGATFRQSVSRLFRKYATFTGRASRSEFWWTQLFTNVVVLAATVPLMVTLVGQIASTIGYAVSASSVGSTGSSTMPIDIIGWMLGSIVAMLPLFVIAFALMVPTYALGARRLHDAGLSGWFMALAPVTGGVAVLVIGFLPSKVEGLRYEQPGSVPLLAPGLVVPAPGFGAAPQAGAPYGVVGQPFGYAPSGQPR, encoded by the coding sequence ATGGCCATCCCGACCCCTGGCGCCGCCGTGCCGCTCGACCAGCCCATCTACGGCGCGACGTTCCGCCAGTCGGTCTCGCGGCTCTTCCGCAAGTACGCGACCTTCACGGGCCGCGCGAGCCGCAGCGAGTTCTGGTGGACGCAGCTGTTCACGAACGTCGTCGTGCTCGCCGCGACGGTGCCGCTCATGGTGACGCTCGTCGGGCAGATCGCGTCGACGATCGGATACGCCGTGTCGGCGAGCAGCGTCGGCTCGACGGGCTCGTCGACGATGCCGATCGACATCATCGGATGGATGCTCGGCTCCATCGTCGCGATGCTGCCCCTCTTCGTCATCGCCTTCGCCCTCATGGTGCCGACGTACGCGCTCGGCGCGCGACGCCTGCACGACGCGGGGCTCAGCGGCTGGTTCATGGCGCTCGCTCCCGTCACGGGCGGCGTCGCCGTGCTCGTCATCGGCTTCCTGCCGTCGAAGGTCGAGGGCCTGCGATACGAGCAGCCGGGCTCGGTGCCGCTGCTCGCCCCCGGCCTCGTCGTGCCGGCGCCCGGGTTCGGCGCCGCGCCGCAGGCGGGCGCCCCGTACGGCGTCGTCGGTCAGCCGTTCGGGTACGCGCCGTCGGGTCAGCCGCGCTGA